The following coding sequences are from one Manis pentadactyla isolate mManPen7 chromosome 13, mManPen7.hap1, whole genome shotgun sequence window:
- the LOC118917746 gene encoding protocadherin beta-12-like, giving the protein MENRGAGTVRIRQVLLLFVLLGMSQAGSQSGRFSVAEETQSGSFVGSLPADLGLEVGELFSRGARVVSNDNKQRLQLDLNTGNLLLSESLDREELCGSTEPCVLHFQILMKNPLQFLRLELQVEDINDHSPVFSEKEILLEIPENSPVGAVFLLQSAKDLDVGINALKSYTISPNSHFHIKMRVNPDGRKYPELVLDKALDYEEQSELSFTLTALDGGSPSRSGTASVQVLVVDTNDNSPEFEQPFYAVKIPENSALGTLVVTVSAWDLDSGKNGEISYTFSHASEDIHKIFKINQKSGEVRLLAFLDYETVESYSIIIQATDGGGLFGKSTVRIEVMDVNDNAPELTVSSITNLIPENSPETVVMVFSIRDRDSGDNGKIICSLPEDLPFLLKSSVENYYTLETESPLDRESQAEYNITITVTDLGTPRLKSQHSISVQVADVNDNAPAFSQSAYTLWVRENNSPALPIGSVSATDADSGANARVTYSLLPPGDARLPLASLVSINADTGQLFALRPLDFEALRAFEFGVGAADGGSPALSSRALVRVQVLDANDNAPVVLYPPQNGSAPCTELVPRAADAGYLVSKVVAVDGDSGQNAWLSYQLLRATEPGLFGVWAPSGEVRTARLLSERDAPRHRLAVLVRDHGEPPLSATVTLHVLLVDGFSQPHLPRAEAAAEQARAEPLTVSLVVALAAVSSLFLLSVLGVVAARLCARARAASAGGCSGPGGGLAGHVVDVSGGGTLCQAYRYEVCLSGGSGTSEFKFLKPVLPNLQPQCPGKEIEENPTFHNRLGFNGQ; this is encoded by the coding sequence ATGGAGAACCGAGGGGCAGGCACCGTGAGGATAAGGCAAGTTCTGCTTCTCTTTGTTTTGCTGGGAATGTCTCAGGCGGGCTCCCAGTCTGGGCGCTTTTCGGTGGCGGAGGAAACGCAGAGTGGGAGCTTTGTAGGCAGTTTGCCAGCGGATCTGGGACTGGAAGTGGGTGAGCTGTTCTCAAGGGGGGCTCGTGTGGTCTCTAATGATAACAAACAGCGTTTGCAGCTGGACTTAAATACTGGGAATTTGCTCTTAAGCGAATCACTAGACCGGGAGGAGCTCTGTGGCTCCACGGAGCCGTGTGTGCTGCATTTCCAGATATTAATGAAAAACCCCTTGCAGTTTTTACGGCTTGAGCTCCAGGTCGAGGATATAAATGATCACTCTCCTGTCTtctcagaaaaagaaatcctcCTAGAAATCCCAGAGAATAGTCCTGTCGGTGCTGTGTTCTTACTACAAAGTGCGAAGGATTTAGATGTAGGAATCAATGCTCTAAAAAGCTACACAATAAGCCCCAACTCTCATTTTCACATTAAAATGAGAGTCAACCCAGACGGTAGGAAATACCCGGAGTTGGTTCTGGACAAGGCTCTGGATTATGAAGAGCAGTCGGAACTCAGTTTCACCCTCACTGCTCTGGATGGCGGGTCTCCATCCAGGTCCGGAACAGCCTCCGTTCAGGTGTTGGTGGTGGACACTAATGACAACTCCCCTGAGTTTGAGCAGCCGTTTTATGCGGTGAAGATTCCAGAGAACAGTGCACTAGGCACACTGGTTGTCACTGTCTCAGCTTGGGATTTAGACTCAGGAAAAAATGGGGAAATATCATATACATTCTCCCATGCCTCAGAAGATATTCAcaagatatttaaaattaaccaAAAGTCCGGAGAAGTCAGGTTACTGGCATTCTTGGATTATGAAACCGTTGAATCATACTCAATAATCATTCAAGCCACAGATGGGGGAGGCCTTTTCGGAAAATCAACAGTTAGAATTGAGGTGATGGATGTCAATGACAATGCTCCTGAACTCACCGTGTCTTCAATTACCAATCTAATCCCAGAAAATTCGCCTGAGACAGTTGTTATGGTTTTCAGTATCCGAGACAGAGACTCTGGGGACAATGGGAAGATAATTTGTTCTCTCCCAGAAGACCTCCCTTTCCTGTTAAAATCTTCAGTTGAGAATTATTACACATTAGAAACGGAGAGCCCCCTGGACCGAGAGAGCCAAGCCGAGTACAACATCACCATCACCGTCACCGACCTGGGGACACCCAGGCTGAAGAGCCAGCACAGCATCTCCGTGCAGGTGGCCGACGTCAACGACAACGCCCCGGCCTTCAGCCAAAGCGCCTACACCCTGTGGGTCCGCGAGAACAACAGCCCCGCCCTGCCCATCGGCAGCGTGAGCGCCACCGACGCGGACTCGGGCGCCAACGCGCGGGTCACCTACTCGCTGCTGCCGCCCGGCGACGCGCGCCTGCCGCTGGCCTCGCTGGTGTCCATCAACGCGGACACCGGGCAGCTGTTCGCGCTGAGGCCCCTGGATTTCGAGGCGCTGCGCGCCTTCGAGTTCGGCGTGGGCGCGGCCGACGGCGGCTCGCCGGCGCTGAGCAGCCGGGCGCTGGTGCGCGTGCAGGTGCTGGACGCCAACGACAACGCGCCCGTCGTGCTGTACCCGCCGCAGAACGGCTCTGCGCCCTGCACCGAGCTGGTGCCGCGCGCGGCCGACGCGGGCTACCTGGTGAGCAAGGTGGTGGCGGTGGACGGCGACTCGGGCCAGAACGCCTGGCTGTCGTACCAGCTGCTCAGGGCCACGGAGCCCGGGCTGTTCGGCGTGTGGGCGCCCAGCGGCGAGGTGCGCACGGCCCGGCTGCTGAGCGAGCGCGACGCGCCCAGGCACAGGCTGGCGGTGCTGGTGCGCGACCACGGCGAGCCGCCGCTGTCGGCCACCGTCACGCTGCACGTGCTGCTGGTGGACGGCTTCTCGCAGCCCCACCTGCCGCGGGCCGAGGCGGCGGCCGAGCAGGCGCGGGCCGAGCCGCTCACCGTGTCCTTGGTGGTGGCCCTGGCGGCGGTGTCGTCGCTCTTCCTGCTGTCGGTGCTGGGCGTCGTGGCGGCGCGGCTGTGCGCGAGGGCCCGGGCGGCGTCCGCGGGGGGCTGCTCGGGGCCCGGGGGCGGCCTTGCGGGCCACGTGGTGGACGTGAGCGGCGGCGGGACGCTGTGCCAGGCCTACCGCTATGAGGTGTGCCTGTCGGGAGGCTCGGGGACCAGCGAGTTTAAGTTCCTTAAACCGGTTCTTCCCAACCTCCAGCCCCAATGCCCAGGGAAAGAAATAGAGGAAAATCCTACCTTCCACAACAGACTTGGGTTcaatggtcagtga